From the Negativicutes bacterium genome, one window contains:
- a CDS encoding TetR/AcrR family transcriptional regulator, whose protein sequence is MSRKNNNEIKKTKDNILAKGLSLFEAKGYNATGIQEIADAAEIPKGSFYNYFSSKEDFGVAVINFYTEKHLLEWTTRINSNSQDNEKLIQVFLDITKDYDCSESQKGCLLGNLAAEISAASDKCRNALAVAIKSFKEVLIERIIIGQANGEFTTAIAPERIADLIWNNWQGSLLELKVKKSIEPLQNNLQTLFNCLS, encoded by the coding sequence ATGAGTAGAAAAAACAATAATGAAATAAAAAAGACAAAAGATAACATTTTAGCAAAAGGTTTAAGTTTATTTGAAGCAAAAGGCTACAATGCCACAGGCATTCAAGAAATTGCTGATGCCGCCGAGATTCCCAAAGGTTCTTTTTATAATTATTTTTCCAGTAAAGAGGATTTTGGGGTGGCAGTTATTAATTTTTACACTGAAAAACATCTTTTGGAATGGACAACACGCATTAATAGTAATAGTCAAGACAATGAGAAATTAATACAAGTTTTTCTTGATATTACCAAAGATTATGATTGTTCAGAGTCACAAAAAGGGTGCTTATTAGGTAATTTAGCTGCTGAAATCAGTGCTGCCAGTGATAAATGCCGAAACGCTTTAGCAGTGGCAATTAAGTCTTTTAAAGAAGTCTTAATTGAACGAATTATTATCGGACAAGCTAATGGTGAATTTACTACTGCTATAGCACCGGAAAGAATTGCTGATTTGATTTGGAATAATTGGCAAGGTAGTCTATTGGAATTGAAAGTAAAAAAATCAATAGAACCGTTGCAAAATAACTTACAAACTTTATTTAATTGTTTATCTTGA
- a CDS encoding diguanylate cyclase translates to MILKFRLILMTIILIPQFTMIILAQQSSLMVQKDFNQVSAITFAVSIFLALSLPSLIIKMLVGNPLGKIKTFSNKIKDGFYNERLSVPKDSANQDDEDDFKSVMRNMNWMARKIALRETELKETIKELAESRRYINKQNEKLILVNKKLITMQQDLEKRSKDLEIAYQQMKKMAMTDPLTGIANRRKFFSELDKIIINKNDFEHNLSIVMIDIDHFKKVNDTYGHEIGDKVLAEVAEILKQNTRTDDVVARVGGEEYAIMFQDITSEQTLEIIKRIKSTIENNSFMIDKKNYLNVTISAGLCSLHHLPEKIDKIYEYADTALYYSKNNGRNIISIFNPVTGEVNIAKCA, encoded by the coding sequence TTGATATTAAAATTTCGGTTAATATTAATGACTATTATATTAATTCCTCAATTCACTATGATTATATTAGCGCAGCAAAGTTCGTTAATGGTGCAAAAAGATTTTAATCAAGTCAGCGCGATAACCTTTGCAGTATCAATATTTCTAGCATTATCCCTACCTAGTTTAATTATAAAAATGTTGGTTGGTAATCCTTTGGGTAAAATCAAAACTTTTTCCAATAAAATTAAAGATGGATTTTATAATGAAAGATTGTCTGTGCCGAAAGATTCAGCCAATCAAGATGATGAAGATGATTTTAAATCAGTGATGCGAAATATGAACTGGATGGCTAGGAAAATAGCATTGCGTGAAACCGAGTTAAAAGAAACCATAAAGGAATTGGCGGAATCACGCCGCTATATTAATAAACAAAATGAAAAATTAATACTGGTTAATAAAAAACTAATTACAATGCAACAAGATTTAGAAAAACGCAGTAAGGACTTAGAAATTGCTTATCAACAAATGAAAAAAATGGCAATGACTGACCCTTTAACCGGAATTGCAAATCGGCGAAAATTTTTTAGTGAACTTGATAAAATTATTATTAATAAAAATGACTTTGAACATAATTTATCGATAGTGATGATTGATATTGATCATTTTAAAAAAGTTAACGATACCTATGGGCATGAAATTGGCGATAAAGTTTTAGCGGAGGTGGCTGAAATTTTAAAACAAAATACCAGAACTGATGATGTTGTGGCAAGAGTTGGTGGCGAAGAGTATGCCATAATGTTTCAAGATATAACATCAGAGCAGACTTTAGAGATTATCAAGAGAATAAAAAGTACTATTGAGAATAATAGTTTTATGATTGATAAAAAGAATTATTTAAATGTAACAATTTCCGCAGGTTTGTGTAGCTTACATCATTTGCCGGAAAAGATTGATAAAATATATGAATACGCTGATACAGCTTTATATTATTCCAAAAATAATGGTAGAAATATAATCTCGATTTTTAATCCTGTAACAGGAGAAGTTAATATAGCAAAATGTGCATAA
- the feoB gene encoding ferrous iron transport protein B encodes MDKNNLNDKGNLTVALAGNPNSGKTTIFNNITGARQHAGNYPGVTVERREGFKNFAGKELLIIDLPGTYSLTAHSLDELVARNVVIDERPDVIVNILDASNLERNLYLAVQMLEMERPMVVCLNMLDVAEKIGEKVNDKLLAEKLGVAVVKSIGNKNEGTNDILEKVVVTTANQEIKPFKVFYGAEIEAKISEVITCLENVAGIKYPLRWLAIKLLENDQEIVTAIENKVEGKTVVRVVEKARIELKDKFSEEIELVLAERRYAFANEIYTEVTEKHSHMDENFSDKIDNVLTHKIWGLPIFFGIMWLLFNFVFTVGAYPQEWIENGITILGDFVGQNMANGDLKSLVVDGIIGGVGAVLSFLPNILILFLGIALLEDTGYMARAAFVMDRVMRAVGLHGKSFIPLLVGFGCTIPSIMGTRTLENNKDRMVTMLVAPLMSCGARLPVYTLLIGAFFSEEIAGTMLFLVYFIGIMLAVLMAFIFRKTLFKGNTEPFIMEMPKYHLPTLRSIVTHMWERGVLYVKKAGTLILAATILIWFLTNYPTNVEFSKDYEGLISGAEEQFSQNVNTEVLAPLGLEKLEDNTELVTMVNNLKEATNSENTNAENLDSFVAENTALVGFAKKYVMLESEKDEKVSLLANEQAGESLAASYSGQIGRVIEPVIKPLGFDWKIGVGLVSGMAAKEVLVSTLGTIYSVGEADEESTPLAEAIKNDPIFSPLVAFSLMIFTLLYSPCFAALAVLKRETNSWKWTGFTFLYSTILAWIASFAIYQIGTLLGY; translated from the coding sequence ATGGATAAAAACAATCTTAACGATAAAGGTAATTTGACAGTTGCATTAGCAGGTAATCCAAACTCTGGTAAAACTACTATTTTTAATAATATTACCGGAGCAAGACAGCATGCCGGTAATTATCCTGGCGTTACGGTAGAGCGTAGAGAAGGCTTTAAAAACTTTGCAGGTAAAGAGTTATTGATAATTGATTTACCGGGAACATACAGTTTAACAGCTCATTCGCTAGACGAACTAGTAGCACGAAATGTTGTTATTGATGAACGACCAGATGTGATTGTTAATATTCTGGATGCCTCAAATTTAGAGAGAAATCTTTATCTGGCAGTCCAAATGCTAGAAATGGAACGCCCGATGGTTGTCTGTTTAAATATGTTGGATGTAGCTGAAAAAATTGGTGAAAAAGTAAATGATAAATTATTAGCAGAAAAACTTGGTGTAGCAGTAGTTAAGTCAATCGGTAATAAAAATGAGGGCACTAATGACATCTTAGAAAAAGTTGTTGTGACAACAGCAAATCAAGAAATTAAACCGTTTAAAGTATTTTATGGTGCAGAAATTGAAGCTAAAATCAGTGAAGTTATAACATGTTTAGAAAATGTCGCTGGCATAAAATATCCGCTACGGTGGTTAGCAATTAAATTATTAGAAAATGATCAAGAAATAGTAACTGCAATCGAAAATAAAGTTGAAGGAAAAACTGTGGTAAGAGTTGTTGAAAAAGCTAGAATTGAGCTTAAAGATAAATTCAGTGAAGAAATTGAACTAGTTCTTGCCGAAAGAAGATATGCTTTTGCTAATGAAATTTACACTGAAGTTACGGAAAAACATTCGCATATGGATGAAAATTTTTCGGATAAAATCGACAATGTTTTAACTCATAAAATATGGGGATTACCAATATTCTTTGGGATTATGTGGTTGTTGTTTAATTTTGTTTTTACAGTGGGCGCCTATCCGCAAGAATGGATTGAAAATGGTATTACTATTTTAGGTGATTTTGTTGGACAAAATATGGCTAACGGTGATTTAAAATCACTAGTGGTTGATGGAATTATTGGTGGTGTTGGAGCGGTTTTATCGTTCTTACCAAATATCTTAATTTTATTTTTAGGAATTGCCTTATTAGAAGATACCGGTTATATGGCTAGAGCCGCTTTTGTTATGGATAGAGTGATGCGAGCAGTGGGCTTACATGGTAAATCCTTTATTCCGTTATTAGTTGGTTTTGGTTGTACTATTCCTTCAATTATGGGTACAAGAACGTTAGAAAATAATAAAGATCGAATGGTTACAATGCTGGTTGCTCCTTTAATGAGTTGTGGTGCTAGATTACCGGTTTATACTTTATTAATCGGGGCATTCTTTAGTGAAGAGATTGCCGGAACAATGCTGTTTTTAGTTTATTTTATTGGAATAATGTTAGCGGTATTAATGGCTTTTATTTTTAGAAAAACATTATTTAAAGGTAATACTGAGCCCTTTATTATGGAAATGCCGAAATATCACCTTCCAACATTGCGTAGTATTGTCACACATATGTGGGAACGTGGGGTATTGTATGTTAAAAAAGCCGGAACACTTATTTTAGCAGCGACAATTTTAATTTGGTTTTTAACAAACTATCCGACAAATGTTGAGTTTAGTAAAGATTATGAGGGCTTGATATCAGGTGCCGAAGAACAATTTAGTCAAAATGTTAATACAGAAGTATTGGCACCACTAGGATTGGAAAAATTAGAAGACAATACTGAACTAGTAACTATGGTTAATAATTTAAAAGAAGCTACTAATAGTGAAAATACTAATGCTGAAAACTTAGATAGTTTTGTAGCAGAAAATACCGCTTTAGTGGGGTTTGCAAAAAAGTATGTAATGCTAGAAAGTGAAAAAGATGAAAAAGTATCATTATTAGCTAATGAACAAGCCGGCGAAAGCTTGGCAGCAAGTTATTCCGGACAAATCGGCAGAGTAATTGAACCGGTTATTAAACCACTGGGCTTTGATTGGAAAATTGGTGTGGGCTTAGTTTCCGGAATGGCGGCGAAAGAAGTTTTAGTAAGTACATTGGGAACTATTTATAGTGTAGGTGAAGCCGATGAAGAAAGTACTCCATTAGCTGAAGCGATAAAAAATGATCCAATCTTTAGCCCATTAGTAGCTTTTTCGTTAATGATTTTTACACTGCTTTATTCGCCGTGTTTTGCAGCATTAGCAGTATTAAAAAGAGAAACAAACTCTTGGAAATGGACTGGTTTTACTTTTCTTTATTCTACAATATTAGCGTGGATCGCTAGTTTTGCGATTTATCAAATTGGAACATTATTAGGATATTAA
- a CDS encoding ferrous iron transport protein A: METTLDLIKTGQTCKVVKILGNGAIKRRIIDMGIVTGTEIKVQKYAPLGDPIEIKVKNFNLSLRKNEASLIAVEEFN, encoded by the coding sequence GTGGAAACAACATTAGATTTGATTAAAACAGGGCAGACCTGTAAAGTAGTAAAAATTTTAGGTAATGGAGCTATTAAAAGAAGAATTATTGATATGGGTATTGTTACCGGAACTGAAATAAAGGTTCAAAAATATGCACCATTAGGCGACCCAATTGAAATTAAAGTTAAAAATTTCAATTTGTCGTTACGCAAAAATGAAGCTTCCTTAATAGCAGTGGAAGAATTTAATTAA
- a CDS encoding mechanosensitive ion channel family protein produces the protein MKKLIMIVMLISLCFFSLAFANDSKEIIDQYKYPVTLDGTTLFEIKAKIGSFTPEDRAKRISERLVKIGQNISLSLDNIDIKDSEYEQNIVIGNNIILTITNADAVSEHLEIKKLAQERKEQITYALKIYREERKMQNLAINILKAILATAFVVFLLKAIKNVLQYILDKLKQWIVSLEKKIKVVSEQQLLKFTEKLLRYVGYIIKVIVFYLYIYYILSLFPDTRQYSNQLLNYIVTPLQLGFTSVVAYLPNLLIICLILLCCNYILKFFKMIFTGIEKGKFNFEGFYPEWSYPTYQIVKFLIFAMTLVFIYPYMPGANSPIFQGVSVLVGLLFSFGSTSAIANIIAGISLTYTRAFAIGDRVKVGDNIGDVLEKTLLVTRIRTIKNVDISIPNSTIFNSPIINYSRAMKETNLILHTTITIGYDVPWRKVHELLIEAALATDGILKEPKPFVFQESLDDFAVSYQINAYTDKPNAMASIYSYLHQNIQDYFNEAAVEIMSPHYSALRDGNKLTMPQDSITTEAEVGAFNVKITNK, from the coding sequence ATGAAAAAATTAATAATGATTGTTATGCTAATTTCGTTATGTTTTTTCAGTTTGGCTTTTGCGAATGATAGCAAGGAAATAATAGATCAATATAAGTATCCGGTGACACTTGATGGTACTACTTTGTTTGAAATTAAAGCGAAAATCGGCTCTTTTACACCGGAAGACAGGGCTAAAAGAATAAGTGAGAGATTGGTAAAAATAGGGCAAAACATCTCGTTGTCTTTAGATAATATAGATATAAAAGATAGTGAATATGAACAAAATATTGTTATTGGAAACAATATAATATTAACAATTACCAATGCTGATGCAGTATCTGAGCATCTCGAAATAAAGAAATTAGCACAAGAGCGTAAAGAACAGATAACATATGCTTTAAAAATATATCGTGAAGAACGGAAAATGCAAAACTTAGCAATTAATATTTTGAAAGCTATTTTGGCAACTGCTTTTGTAGTATTTTTGCTAAAAGCCATTAAAAATGTTTTACAGTATATATTAGATAAACTAAAACAATGGATAGTTTCTTTAGAAAAAAAAATAAAAGTGGTGTCAGAGCAACAACTCTTAAAATTTACTGAAAAATTGTTAAGATATGTTGGCTATATTATCAAAGTAATAGTTTTTTATCTTTATATTTATTATATTTTAAGTTTATTTCCTGATACCAGACAATACAGCAATCAATTGTTAAATTATATTGTAACTCCGTTACAGTTAGGGTTTACAAGCGTTGTAGCCTATTTACCAAATCTATTAATTATTTGTTTGATTTTATTATGTTGTAATTATATTTTAAAATTTTTCAAAATGATTTTCACTGGTATTGAGAAAGGTAAATTTAATTTTGAGGGTTTTTATCCGGAGTGGAGTTATCCAACATATCAAATTGTAAAATTTTTAATTTTTGCAATGACCTTAGTATTTATTTACCCTTATATGCCAGGCGCTAACTCACCAATTTTTCAAGGTGTTTCAGTGTTGGTTGGTTTGTTATTTTCTTTTGGGTCAACTTCAGCAATTGCCAATATTATTGCTGGAATATCATTGACTTATACTAGAGCTTTTGCTATTGGTGATAGAGTTAAAGTGGGGGACAATATTGGTGATGTATTGGAAAAAACTTTGCTTGTGACAAGAATTAGAACGATTAAAAATGTTGATATTTCTATTCCCAATTCGACAATTTTTAATTCTCCGATCATAAATTATAGTAGAGCAATGAAAGAAACAAACTTAATTTTGCACACAACAATCACAATCGGTTATGATGTACCTTGGCGAAAAGTTCATGAATTATTAATTGAGGCGGCACTAGCGACCGATGGTATATTAAAGGAACCAAAGCCCTTTGTTTTTCAAGAGAGCCTAGATGACTTTGCGGTTTCGTATCAAATTAATGCTTATACTGATAAGCCAAATGCCATGGCTAGTATTTATTCTTACCTTCACCAAAACATTCAAGATTATTTTAATGAGGCTGCAGTGGAAATAATGTCACCACATTATTCTGCACTGCGAGATGGAAATAAGCTAACTATGCCTCAAGACAGTATAACCACGGAGGCGGAAGTGGGGGCGTTTAATGTCAAGATAACTAACAAATGA
- a CDS encoding CGGC domain-containing protein, translated as MKIAIIVNEETMMRCSGGGCLKAFFTKSDSFQRYVDNELELVAFTHNGGDITKKIATLQSKGVDVVHLSSCLRAKYENYEAFAQQLAENFAVVGYTHGGASGKTRDSIILNKVSK; from the coding sequence ATGAAAATAGCAATTATAGTAAATGAAGAAACAATGATGCGGTGTAGTGGTGGTGGGTGCTTAAAAGCTTTTTTTACTAAAAGTGACTCATTTCAGCGGTATGTTGATAATGAATTAGAATTAGTAGCATTCACTCATAATGGTGGTGATATAACTAAAAAAATTGCAACACTACAAAGTAAAGGCGTTGATGTTGTACACTTATCATCATGTCTTAGAGCAAAATATGAAAACTATGAAGCTTTCGCGCAGCAACTAGCAGAAAACTTTGCAGTAGTAGGCTATACCCACGGTGGGGCAAGCGGGAAAACTAGAGATAGTATAATTTTAAATAAAGTTAGTAAATAA
- a CDS encoding DUF1858 domain-containing protein, whose protein sequence is MLPTGANLQKIHNGNKTYAITPHLPGGFIKPDMLEKYVNVARKYHGVLKLTSAQRIMITGLKAEDIDSIWDELGMNPAIGFANCVRSVKICPGIAFCKRAKQDSIKLGFELDRRYIKKEMPSRMKMGVSGCPNSCSEAVIKDVGVIGTDIGWDIYVGGSAGAHPRLGDRLITGLNYEDTLKIVDIIVRYYQKNADIERVGEFIDRIGFEKFKTDVLGEFENDIISLEQEKPYSQTEVLQPIPGGLTEGTLVFGDMITAQSIIADIIRVYPQTIPVLRSFGMGCLGCPSATGEELQKAADIHGIEVNELITALNEIIVRGEN, encoded by the coding sequence ATGTTACCTACAGGGGCTAATTTACAAAAGATTCACAATGGCAATAAAACATATGCAATTACACCACATTTACCGGGCGGTTTTATAAAACCTGATATGTTAGAGAAATATGTTAATGTTGCAAGAAAATATCATGGAGTATTGAAATTAACTTCAGCACAACGAATTATGATTACAGGACTAAAAGCAGAAGATATTGATAGTATTTGGGATGAATTGGGGATGAATCCGGCCATTGGATTTGCTAATTGTGTTAGAAGCGTAAAAATTTGTCCAGGAATAGCGTTTTGTAAAAGAGCAAAGCAAGATAGTATTAAATTAGGTTTTGAGCTAGATCGACGCTATATCAAAAAAGAGATGCCGTCAAGGATGAAAATGGGCGTTTCTGGTTGTCCTAACTCTTGTTCGGAGGCTGTAATTAAAGATGTGGGGGTTATCGGTACGGACATAGGGTGGGATATTTATGTTGGTGGCAGTGCTGGAGCACATCCGCGATTAGGCGATAGATTAATAACAGGATTGAATTATGAAGATACTTTAAAGATTGTTGATATTATTGTGAGATACTATCAAAAAAATGCTGATATTGAAAGAGTTGGAGAATTTATTGATAGAATTGGCTTTGAAAAGTTTAAAACTGATGTTTTAGGTGAATTTGAAAATGATATTATCTCGCTAGAACAGGAAAAACCATACTCTCAAACAGAAGTATTACAGCCGATACCAGGAGGACTTACTGAAGGAACATTGGTGTTTGGTGATATGATAACTGCCCAAAGTATTATTGCCGATATTATTAGAGTTTATCCGCAGACTATTCCGGTATTGCGTTCTTTTGGAATGGGATGTTTAGGCTGTCCTTCGGCTACGGGTGAAGAATTACAAAAAGCAGCTGATATTCATGGTATTGAAGTTAATGAGCTGATAACAGCATTAAATGAAATTATTGTAAGAGGTGAAAACTAA
- a CDS encoding nitroreductase family protein translates to MNSIFTRRSIRKYLNKEVDNSIIEQLLKAAMQAPSAGNQRSWEFIVVREKELLNQLGLVSPYTGPVKESNVAIIVLGNLANETVKFPECVQQDLAAATQNILLQAAELDLGTVWLGVAPVEERMEKVRSLFNLPQSIMPFSIVAIGYSDVKNNYIDRYEPNKVHYEKY, encoded by the coding sequence GTGAATTCAATCTTTACCAGACGTAGTATCAGGAAGTATTTAAATAAAGAAGTTGATAATAGTATTATTGAACAATTATTAAAAGCAGCGATGCAAGCTCCTTCTGCCGGCAATCAACGGTCGTGGGAATTTATTGTAGTTAGGGAGAAAGAGCTGTTAAATCAGCTAGGGTTAGTTAGTCCATATACAGGACCGGTAAAAGAAAGTAATGTCGCAATTATCGTCTTAGGAAATTTAGCAAATGAAACCGTGAAATTTCCGGAATGTGTACAGCAAGACTTGGCAGCAGCAACTCAAAACATATTATTACAGGCTGCTGAACTTGATTTGGGAACAGTTTGGCTTGGGGTTGCACCAGTCGAAGAAAGAATGGAAAAGGTCAGAAGTTTATTTAACTTACCGCAATCAATTATGCCGTTTTCGATAGTTGCCATTGGATATTCTGATGTTAAGAATAACTACATTGATCGCTATGAACCTAATAAAGTTCATTATGAAAAATATTAA
- a CDS encoding helix-turn-helix transcriptional regulator: protein MKKHDEALTLECPVTYTLSILGGKWKWLIIYLLFEHNILRYGELKKRLLGITHKMLSQQLKELDAANLINRKEYQQIPPKVEYSLSEQGKTLLPILNLMCEWGRKNHPPV from the coding sequence ATGAAAAAACATGACGAAGCATTAACTTTAGAATGTCCAGTAACATATACCTTATCAATTTTAGGTGGCAAATGGAAATGGCTCATTATTTATCTTTTGTTTGAACATAATATTCTTCGCTACGGAGAGTTAAAAAAACGGTTATTAGGAATAACGCATAAAATGTTAAGTCAACAACTCAAAGAGCTTGATGCCGCTAATCTCATCAACCGTAAAGAATATCAACAAATTCCACCTAAAGTCGAGTATTCCTTATCGGAGCAAGGAAAAACGCTATTGCCAATACTAAATTTAATGTGTGAATGGGGCAGAAAAAATCATCCACCAGTATAG